The Streptomyces sp. NBC_00659 genomic interval AGAAGTGCCCGGGGTGACTTTGTCCGTCTTTATCGGCGATGGAGACGATGCGGCGGAGAATGGTTACTACTTTGACTTCCATCGCTTCCTGGAGGAGCAACCGGATGAGCAGAACGTCAGAAATGGCACAGATAGTTACTGTGTCACGAATGAGAGTGGAGGCGTTCACTATGGCGGCCTCAAGAGGGTGTCTCTACTGCCCGGTCTCCTGACTCTAAGCTTCGGTGACGAAGCCGTTGAGGCTCTTGGGCTGCCCTCCAACGTAATTCCCTTGGAGATTGCGCCTGAGGTTGATCTACTCGAGTTGCGCTCCGAACTCCAGCGGGTCCTCACTTATGGAAATCCCCAAAAGTTGCCAAGGCTGAATCTGGAGTGATCGGCTATCAGGGCGAGGGGGCGCATAAGATCTCCCTCGCTCTGGCCGCAGCTGCCCTGGGAAATCGCTTTATCTCGGTGTTTTATACCAGGATCAGCGCTTAACCTCGATCTTTCTTGACGGTCCGCCGACGGAGTCGGCGGACCGTTTCGCTTTCGGTGGCCGAGAGGTCGTTTTCTTCCGATGTTTTATCCCGGAATTGGTGTTTGATCCGTTGATGTCGGGTCGCGCCAGGAGATGGCGTTCTCGCCGGTGAGGCGGCGGGCCATGAGGTCGGTCATGGCGAGGTGGATCATGGCTTCGGAGCGGGCGGGCAGGGTCTCGTAGTCGCGGGCCAGGCGGCGGTGGAACATCAGCCACCCGTAGGTGCGTTCCACGGTCCAGCGCTTGGGCAGTGGGGTGAAACCCCTGGTCCCGGGCATGCGTTGGACGATTTCCATGTCGATGCCGAGGGTGGCGGCGTGTTCGACGAGGTGCCGGCGGTAGCCGCCGTCGACCCAGACCTTGCGAACCGTGGAGTGGGTGGCGGCCACGTGGTCGATCAGCTGGGTGCCGGCGACGGAGTCCTGGACACTGGCCGCGGTGACCAGGACCGCGAGCAGGAGGCCGAGGGTGTCGGTCACGATGTTCCGCTTCCTGCCGACGATCTTCTTCCCGGCGTCGATGCCCTGGCCGGAGAGGGGGACGTTGGTGGAGGTCTTGACGCTCTGCGCGTCGATCACGCAGGCCGACGGGCTCGCGTTCCGGCCCTCCTTCTGTCGCACCAGCTCCCTGAGCAGGCCGTTGAGCTGGTCGAACACCCCGCCCTTCTCCCATTTCGCGAAGTAGCCGTAGACCGTCTCCCAGGGCGGGAAGTCGTGCGGGAGGTAGCGCCACTGCACCCCGGTCCGGTCCACGTAGAGAATCGCGTTCATGATCTCGCGCAGGTCGTGCCCGGGCGGGCGCCCGATGTTCAGGGCGTGACGGCGCCGCTCGGCCCGCCAGGCGGACAGCACCGGCTCGACCAGTGCCCAGCGGGCATCGGACAGATCACTCGGATAGGGGCGACGCTCCGTCATGACCTGGACGTACCGCCAGGACGCGAGTGCGCCCAGGCGCAAAGACGGGGCGGACGGAAGCCCGGCCGGATTCCAGAGCGTTTTGGGATGAGACAGGCGCAAGCCGACCCCTGCCCCAACCGTCACCCCACCCGACCATCAAGCCTCGACCGCACCGATCGCCTCACCAACACAGCAGTCTCACGAGACAAAAGCTGGAAGATAGCGACGTGTCCTGGGAGAAAACGACCTCTCAGAGGTCGTTTTCATCGGCAGAGTCTGTTTGATCCCAACATGCCGCTGTAACGAAACTCGGCTCTTGAGGCGCTGGTGTTCCTTGCGGTCGGTGCGGCGGAGTGGACGACCGTATCGCCTGTCTCATCCCGGCAAGCCTGTCTCATTCCAAAGAATAGCTATATCAGCGGTTCCCCTCGTCGTGCCGCATGCGGAACCGACACGTAAGAGGCGCGAGTGCAGTTCCGAGGTGCATGTGGTGGCGCAAATTAGATGAAAACGACCTCTCAGTGAGCGTTTTCCAACCTCAGATTGGTTAAGGATGCCGATCGGTTGGCCCAGGGCTGTGATGGTGCGGCCCGGACAGGGCGGTGAGTCGGCTTGACAGGAACCCGGCCATGGCACGGACCCCGATGCCGAGGGCGCGTTCGTCCGCGGCGAAGTCCGGAGTGTGGGGTGCCCCGTTGATGCCGGCTTCTGGGTTTGCGACGCCAAGGAAGAACATCGCTCCGGGCACGTCCCTCAGGAAGAGTGCAAAGTCCTCGCCATTGAAGGGGAACGCCGCGTGGAGCACTAGGACCGCGCCATCGCCCAGGGTGTCGTGCAGATACGTGGCGGCCGTCTCGCTCAATTCAGGTGAGCACACCATGGCGGGAAACGGCTCTTTGGTGAAATCGACTCGGGCGCTGGTGAGTGAATCCGCTGTGCTCTGCGTCGCGTTGCGGATCTCGGTGTATCGGCTGTCGGGCCAAGCCCGCAACCATACACGCACGAGGGCGCCATCATCCCTTGAGGTCAGCTGAGGTTGGGCAACGACGAAACGTGCCAGCGGGCCGTCCGGTATCTGGATGTCCTCCAGGAGCCGTCTGAACTGCTCAGGTGTCCGCGGGTACTCGACGGTCGACCAACCATCGGCCAGAGCGACCAGCCGCTTCGCGTCGGTGACGGCGTCCGGCCCGGTCAGCTCGACCTGGAAGTGATCCTGCCCTGGCAGTCCAAAGCCCGGCATGACCGCGAACGTCCCGACCGGGAACGGACCGCAGTGCAGCGCATAGACCTCCTGAGGCGAAGTTCGTTCCAGGATGCCGTCCTCGATCGTCGCCCGGGCGCCCTCGAGCGTCTCCTCGGCCGGCTGGAAGACGAAGACGATCCGGCCGTTCAATTGTTCTCGCAGCCGCGCGAGGACCTGGGCGATGCCCACCCCGATCGCGGTGTGCATGTCGTGGCCGCACAGATGGGCCGCGCCCGGAATGCGTGACGCGAAATCGGTGTCGAACAGTTCGTCGTCGGCGACCGCGTCCATGTCGGCTCGGTAGGCGATGGTCGGGCCGGCACCCGCACCATCCGAGCACCGCCACCAGGCCGTGGCCGCCCACCCCGGTCGAGACAACCAGACCTGCGGCACGCAGCCGGTCGGCGACCAGAGCAGATGTGCGCCACTCGTCGCCGGCAAGCTCTGGATGGCGGTGGATTTCGCGGCGCAGCTCGATCAGCTCTTCGTCGATCCCGGCCGCGATCTCACTGATCGCCTCACGGTCCAGCGCTGATGACATGTCCCGGAGGCTACCGGACCCCGGGCCGGCCTGAGCTTGACATGGGAGATGCTCACCGAGCTGGCTCCAACCTCAGCCTGATGCGTTGAGGTGGAGGGCCAGGACCGCTTGGACGAGGCCGGTGATGCGGGTGGTGCTGCACCGCAGCTTCCGCAGCAGGCGCCAGGTTTTCAGGGTGGCCATGCCTTGTTCGCCGAGTGCGCGAATCCGGGCGTGGGAGACGTTGACGGCTCGCTGCCCCTCAGACAGCTTCTCCCACCGCCCACGGTAGGGCACTCGCACTGTGCCGTCGGCGCCCTGATAGCCCTTGTCTGCCCAGCAACGGACGCCAGCCTCGGCCAGAGCATTGATGATGCCGTGGGTGCGGGCCGCGCGGATGTCGTGGACCGCACCCGGCAGCGCGGGCGAGGCCCACAGCAGGTTCCCTAGTGGATCGGTGATGACCTGGACATTCATCCCGTGCTTCTTGTGTTTCCCGGAGTAGTACGGCCGGTCGGCGGCGATCCGGTCAATGGGCAGAAGCGTGCCGTCGAGGATCACGAACGCCTTGCACGCTGCTGTCCGGATGGCGGAGGTCAGATCCGGGGCGAGCGCCGCGAGGATCTCCGTGGCTTCGGCCACATACCGGTAGACCGTGGCAATCCCGACGCCGAAGCCGGCGGCGAGCTGGCCGTATGTGTGTCCGCAGCGAAGGTGGGCCAGCACGAGCAGGGCCTGCCGGTGCACCGTAAGACGGCGCCACCGCGTGCCTTGTTCCAGGCGCCGCGCAGTCAACAGGCCGGACAGGAAGCGAAGGTTCGAGCTGGACAGATCGAGCCCTGCTGGGTAGACAAGCACGCGAAGCTCCAGGCGGACAGGTTGGTCTTGGTCGACAACCCATCTACCAGGAGCTTCATCTCTTCCGTATCCAGCCCCACACCAATTTGGCTCGAAATCGGTCAGGTTGGAAACGGCTCAGTGTCGGTCGGCTCCGTCGCGGATTCGTACGATAACGCGATGCCCGAGGCGCCGAACGGCATTTTCAAGACTGAGTCGATCGAAATGCGGGATCCTGGAATGGTGTCGGCCAGGTCGAGTGGGTGATCTTCCAGGAGGTCACGCGGCAAAACGAAGAACGTCTCCACTCCGCCCCAACTCGACTACGTACCGACTGCCGAGTACAGACACTGCAGGACCACTGGCGGATTCCGGAAGTAGGACTGCTGACCGCTTGAAACCGTGACCGGCGGGCTTTGCGGAACTCGGGGCGGCTCAACCGGCCCGCCGCGATCGGCCGCGCGGCCGACGAGCTGAGGTCCAACGGTCTGGCCGGATTTCCCCCGAGGTCGTCGGGAACACTGGCCGCTACGCCGAGGTCGGCTCCCGGCGCTTCTGTCTCCAGATCCTCGACCTGCACGACCTGGACCACTTGGAACTGATCTCCTCCCAGGTGCAGGCGCTCGGAAGGGAAGGATCCGGATGTCGCGCCGTCTCTTTCCGGTACGTGTCTCGATTGCTTACGCCCACTGTCAGAAAAAACGGCACCGGGTTCTTTTGCAGCGCATCCGGAAGTAGCGATGTGACGGGCAGGTTGCCTGGATCGATGGTGCGCAGGTCAGAAATGGGACTCCTTTGTCGATTTTCCGCAGAACTCCGTCCGGTCGGTGTGTTCTCCCCCACATTCAGTGAGGTTTGGCGGGCTTTTTTTCCTCTTTTCTGGCACTTTCTGCTTCCCCTTTTAGCCCTTTGACAAGCCCGACCACCGGTTCTTATTCTCGGCGGATATTCGGAGCCCCGATGCCGTGGCTCCAGGAACTGGACTGGTCGGCGGGGGACGATGAACAG includes:
- a CDS encoding transposase family protein, whose amino-acid sequence is MLVYPAGLDLSSSNLRFLSGLLTARRLEQGTRWRRLTVHRQALLVLAHLRCGHTYGQLAAGFGVGIATVYRYVAEATEILAALAPDLTSAIRTAACKAFVILDGTLLPIDRIAADRPYYSGKHKKHGMNVQVITDPLGNLLWASPALPGAVHDIRAARTHGIINALAEAGVRCWADKGYQGADGTVRVPYRGRWEKLSEGQRAVNVSHARIRALGEQGMATLKTWRLLRKLRCSTTRITGLVQAVLALHLNASG
- a CDS encoding IS5 family transposase, with amino-acid sequence MTERRPYPSDLSDARWALVEPVLSAWRAERRRHALNIGRPPGHDLREIMNAILYVDRTGVQWRYLPHDFPPWETVYGYFAKWEKGGVFDQLNGLLRELVRQKEGRNASPSACVIDAQSVKTSTNVPLSGQGIDAGKKIVGRKRNIVTDTLGLLLAVLVTAASVQDSVAGTQLIDHVAATHSTVRKVWVDGGYRRHLVEHAATLGIDMEIVQRMPGTRGFTPLPKRWTVERTYGWLMFHRRLARDYETLPARSEAMIHLAMTDLMARRLTGENAISWRDPTSTDQTPIPG
- a CDS encoding M20 metallopeptidase family protein yields the protein MDAVADDELFDTDFASRIPGAAHLCGHDMHTAIGVGIAQVLARLREQLNGRIVFVFQPAEETLEGARATIEDGILERTSPQEVYALHCGPFPVGTFAVMPGFGLPGQDHFQVELTGPDAVTDAKRLVALADGWSTVEYPRTPEQFRRLLEDIQIPDGPLARFVVAQPQLTSRDDGALVRVWLRAWPDSRYTEIRNATQSTADSLTSARVDFTKEPFPAMVCSPELSETAATYLHDTLGDGAVLVLHAAFPFNGEDFALFLRDVPGAMFFLGVANPEAGINGAPHTPDFAADERALGIGVRAMAGFLSSRLTALSGPHHHSPGPTDRHP